A window of Amycolatopsis australiensis contains these coding sequences:
- a CDS encoding TetR/AcrR family transcriptional regulator, with protein sequence MARLTRAESQARTREQLIETAKLLFLRDGYAVTSLEKVADEAGYSKGAVYSNFRNKDELCLAVLDRIHDQQVALVAEALAGADGVDGLLAAFQAWAERSIGDEAWTALEVEFATNARRDPHVRAELAARDKAIRDGIAGLLTGYAERFGFTLPMPAADAATALLSLGIGLGVQRAIDPTIPVNVLPDVIRLFAGTR encoded by the coding sequence ATGGCCCGACTCACCCGTGCGGAAAGCCAGGCACGCACCCGCGAGCAGCTGATCGAGACGGCCAAGCTGCTCTTCCTGCGCGACGGCTACGCCGTGACGTCGCTGGAGAAGGTCGCGGACGAAGCCGGGTACTCGAAGGGCGCGGTGTACTCGAACTTCCGGAACAAGGACGAGCTGTGCCTGGCCGTGCTCGACCGGATCCACGACCAGCAGGTCGCGCTGGTCGCCGAGGCGCTGGCCGGCGCCGACGGCGTCGACGGGCTGCTCGCGGCGTTCCAGGCCTGGGCCGAGCGCAGCATCGGCGACGAGGCGTGGACCGCGCTGGAGGTCGAGTTCGCCACGAACGCCCGGCGCGACCCGCACGTGCGCGCCGAACTGGCGGCGCGGGACAAGGCCATCCGCGACGGCATCGCCGGCCTGCTCACCGGGTACGCCGAGCGGTTCGGGTTCACGCTCCCGATGCCGGCGGCCGACGCCGCGACGGCGTTGCTCAGCCTCGGCATCGGCCTCGGCGTCCAGCGCGCGATCGACCCGACGATCCCGGTGAACGTGCTGCCGGACGTCATCCGCCTCTTCGCCGGGACGCGCTGA
- a CDS encoding GntR family transcriptional regulator, which produces MTGTFSLPASRTEVVLEEIRRGILTRELVPGQALVEAELAARLGVSKTPVREALKVLSNSGLVTFSPYKGASVVTVDAELAKSVYDVRMVLEPEAVRRTVEQRDTALLEDASEALKEASTAIADKDQAALSLLNRRFHRALYRGCGNPLLVSILDDLKDRAALISVVGWEANPSWKKEWTEHKAVLAAAKKGDAEGAAALLREHIGGFLERVLEAIG; this is translated from the coding sequence ATGACCGGGACGTTCAGCCTGCCCGCCTCCCGGACCGAAGTGGTCCTGGAGGAGATCCGCCGCGGCATCCTCACCCGGGAGCTGGTGCCCGGCCAGGCGCTCGTCGAAGCGGAGCTGGCCGCGCGGCTCGGCGTGTCGAAGACGCCGGTGCGCGAGGCGCTCAAGGTGCTGTCCAACTCGGGCCTGGTGACGTTCAGCCCGTACAAGGGCGCGTCGGTGGTCACGGTCGACGCCGAGCTCGCGAAGTCCGTCTACGACGTGCGGATGGTCCTGGAGCCGGAGGCCGTCCGGCGGACGGTCGAGCAGCGGGACACCGCGCTGCTCGAAGACGCTTCGGAGGCGCTCAAGGAGGCGTCGACGGCCATCGCCGACAAGGACCAGGCCGCGCTGAGCCTGCTCAACCGCCGTTTCCACCGCGCCCTCTACCGCGGCTGCGGCAACCCGCTGCTGGTCAGCATCCTCGACGACCTCAAGGACCGCGCGGCGCTGATCAGCGTCGTCGGCTGGGAGGCCAACCCCAGCTGGAAGAAGGAGTGGACCGAGCACAAGGCGGTGCTCGCCGCGGCCAAGAAGGGCGACGCCGAGGGCGCGGCCGCGCTGCTGCGCGAGCACATCGGCGGCTTCCTCGAGCGCGTCCTCGAGGCCATCGGATGA
- a CDS encoding VanW family protein, which produces MPYEPRWPESHGEQTDVLPVVRPEPEPGRGPGPAKRSIRKAGWIAGGVFGLLVAVYGIDLLVSQGSVPRGVTVAGVDVGGMDRDAAEQRLREQIEPRLTRPLAVTAGDVHATLPPANAGLRLDWPQTLDQAGEQPLNPFTRLSSLFSSREVGVVSHADEAKLAAALESLRGQVDREPAEGTVKFDGTTPVAVAPKPGQKLDVEGAKATVVEKWARGETLTLPVTSTPVRTTPEGVQAALEQFARPAVSGPLVVKGEGKNATVKPDAIAAALSFEPADGGGLTPKIDNAKIVEAVGPQLKSTEKEGKDATIVFEGGKPAVDPSTDGRTIDWDPSLKPLPDVLKQTGGREVAAVYKDSPAKVTTDQANQLGVKEVVGEFTTGGFAADSGTNIRVVAQKVNGAIVKPGETFSLNGFTGPRGTAQGYVEAGVIENGAPAREVGGGISQFATTLYNAAYFAGMKDAGHKEHSYYISRYPAAREATVFQSPNGASVIDLKFTNDSPTGIAIQTIWTPSSITVKLWGTKRYTVESIPGGRSNPTDPPTKPGPAENCHASPGAPGFTTTDTRVLKDAATGREVSRSTRTVRYNPQPKITCDPS; this is translated from the coding sequence TTGCCGTACGAACCGCGCTGGCCCGAGTCACACGGTGAGCAGACGGATGTCCTGCCCGTCGTCCGGCCCGAACCCGAACCGGGCCGCGGCCCTGGCCCCGCGAAGCGCTCAATCCGCAAGGCCGGCTGGATCGCGGGCGGCGTGTTCGGCCTGCTCGTCGCCGTCTACGGCATCGACCTGCTGGTCAGCCAAGGCAGCGTCCCGCGCGGGGTGACCGTCGCCGGGGTCGACGTCGGCGGCATGGACCGCGACGCCGCCGAGCAGCGCCTGCGCGAGCAGATCGAGCCGCGGCTGACGCGCCCGCTCGCCGTCACCGCCGGCGACGTCCACGCCACGCTGCCGCCGGCGAACGCCGGGCTGCGCCTCGACTGGCCGCAGACCCTGGACCAGGCCGGCGAGCAGCCGCTGAACCCGTTCACGCGCCTGTCGTCGCTGTTCTCCAGCCGCGAGGTCGGCGTCGTCAGCCACGCCGACGAGGCGAAGCTCGCCGCCGCGCTCGAGTCGCTGCGCGGCCAGGTCGACCGCGAGCCCGCCGAAGGCACCGTGAAGTTCGATGGCACCACCCCGGTCGCCGTCGCGCCGAAGCCCGGGCAGAAGCTCGACGTCGAGGGCGCGAAGGCCACCGTCGTCGAGAAGTGGGCGCGCGGCGAGACGCTCACCCTGCCGGTGACGAGCACCCCGGTCCGCACCACGCCCGAAGGCGTCCAGGCCGCGCTGGAGCAGTTCGCGCGGCCCGCCGTCTCCGGTCCGCTGGTGGTGAAGGGCGAAGGCAAGAACGCCACGGTCAAGCCGGACGCGATCGCCGCCGCGCTGAGCTTCGAGCCCGCCGACGGCGGCGGGCTGACGCCGAAGATCGACAACGCCAAGATCGTCGAGGCCGTCGGGCCGCAGCTGAAGTCCACCGAAAAGGAGGGCAAGGACGCGACCATCGTCTTCGAGGGCGGCAAGCCGGCGGTCGACCCGTCCACCGACGGCCGGACCATCGACTGGGACCCGAGCCTCAAGCCGCTGCCGGACGTGCTGAAGCAGACCGGCGGCCGCGAGGTGGCCGCCGTCTACAAGGACAGCCCGGCGAAGGTGACGACCGACCAGGCCAACCAGCTGGGCGTCAAGGAGGTCGTCGGCGAGTTCACCACCGGCGGCTTCGCGGCCGACTCCGGCACCAACATCCGCGTCGTCGCGCAGAAGGTGAACGGCGCCATCGTCAAGCCGGGGGAAACCTTCAGCCTCAACGGGTTCACCGGCCCGCGCGGCACGGCGCAGGGCTACGTCGAGGCGGGCGTCATCGAGAACGGCGCCCCGGCGCGCGAGGTCGGCGGCGGCATCTCGCAGTTCGCGACGACGCTGTACAACGCGGCCTACTTCGCGGGCATGAAGGACGCGGGCCACAAGGAGCACAGCTACTACATCAGCCGCTACCCCGCCGCGCGCGAGGCGACGGTGTTCCAGAGCCCCAACGGCGCCAGCGTCATCGACCTCAAGTTCACCAACGACTCGCCGACCGGCATCGCCATCCAGACGATCTGGACGCCGTCGTCGATCACCGTGAAGCTGTGGGGCACCAAGCGGTACACGGTCGAGTCCATCCCGGGCGGCCGCTCGAACCCGACCGATCCGCCGACCAAGCCGGGCCCGGCGGAGAACTGCCACGCCTCCCCCGGTGCGCCCGGGTTCACCACGACCGACACGCGCGTGCTCAAGGACGCCGCCACCGGCCGCGAGGTCAGCCGCTCGACCCGGACCGTCCGCTACAACCCGCAGCCGAAAATCACCTGCGACCCCTCCTAA
- a CDS encoding MFS transporter: MAVRAAGFRDVLAVTEFRALFSAQLVSVTGDQLARVALSILVYARTNSPGWAALTYALTFLPDLVGGPLLSGLADRHPPRTVMVLADVLRAVAVAVMAWPGLPLPAVAALLVGVQLFNPVWNSARAALLPQVLPGETFVPGMGLLMMLVQAGQVAGFALGGLLVAAAGTGGALLADAASFAVSAVFLVAGVRSRPPRESSGVRWWRHVRAGWRVVVGDRRRLALVALGCVSGIYIAGEAIAAPYAAELGGGATVVGLLLGAYALGNVLGMAALSRIPPDRRSGLLGPLAVLACAALLGCALRPDLVATLALLTLSGVASSYNLIANTTFVQLTPDAQRAQAFGFALTALRVSQGLGVVLAGLAAERFAPHGVVAGAGAIGVVAASGAATLWRRARPASR; the protein is encoded by the coding sequence ATGGCGGTGCGCGCGGCGGGGTTCCGGGACGTCCTCGCGGTGACCGAGTTCCGGGCGTTGTTCTCCGCCCAGCTCGTCTCGGTCACCGGTGACCAGCTCGCGCGGGTCGCGCTGTCGATCCTGGTCTACGCCCGGACGAACTCGCCGGGCTGGGCCGCGCTCACGTACGCGCTGACGTTCCTGCCGGACCTCGTCGGCGGCCCGCTGCTGTCCGGGCTGGCCGACCGGCACCCGCCGCGGACGGTGATGGTCCTGGCGGACGTCCTGCGGGCGGTGGCGGTCGCGGTGATGGCGTGGCCCGGTCTCCCGCTGCCCGCGGTGGCCGCGCTGCTGGTGGGCGTCCAGCTGTTCAACCCGGTGTGGAACTCCGCGCGCGCCGCGCTGCTGCCGCAGGTGCTGCCGGGCGAGACGTTCGTGCCGGGAATGGGCCTGCTGATGATGCTCGTGCAGGCGGGCCAGGTCGCCGGGTTCGCGCTCGGCGGGCTGCTCGTGGCGGCCGCCGGCACCGGCGGCGCGCTGCTGGCGGACGCGGCGAGCTTCGCGGTGTCGGCGGTGTTCCTGGTCGCGGGCGTCCGGTCCCGGCCACCGCGCGAGTCTTCGGGCGTCCGGTGGTGGCGGCACGTGCGGGCGGGCTGGCGGGTGGTGGTCGGCGACCGGCGCCGGCTGGCGCTGGTCGCGCTGGGGTGCGTGTCGGGGATCTACATCGCGGGCGAGGCGATCGCCGCGCCGTACGCCGCCGAACTCGGCGGGGGCGCGACGGTCGTCGGGCTGCTGCTGGGGGCGTACGCGCTGGGGAACGTGCTCGGCATGGCCGCGTTGTCGCGGATCCCGCCCGATCGGCGGAGCGGGCTGCTCGGCCCGCTGGCCGTGCTGGCGTGCGCCGCCTTGCTCGGCTGCGCGCTGCGGCCGGACCTGGTGGCCACGTTGGCGCTGCTGACGCTGTCCGGGGTGGCCAGTTCGTACAACCTGATCGCGAACACGACGTTCGTCCAGCTCACGCCCGATGCTCAGCGCGCGCAGGCGTTCGGCTTCGCGTTGACGGCGCTGCGCGTGTCCCAGGGCCTCGGCGTGGTGCTGGCCGGGCTCGCGGCCGAACGCTTCGCGCCGCACGGCGTCGTCGCCGGGGCCGGGGCGATCGGCGTGGTGGCCGCGTCCGGCGCGGCGACGCTGTGGCGGCGGGCGCGGCCGGCCTCCCGGTGA
- a CDS encoding chitosanase, whose protein sequence is MSKKLRPVLVGALGAASVAALVITTPAFSSAAPAPLASASVRAVGDLSAPAKKEIAMKLVSSAENSSLDWKAQYKYIEDIGDGRGYTAGIIGFCSGTGDMLELVEAYTKAVPDNPLAKFLPALRKVNGTDSHAGLGTPFVNAWKQAAATTAFQTAQNDERDRVYFNPAVNQGKADGLSNLGQFAYYDAIVMHGPGDSSDSFGGIRKAAMTKAKTPAQGGDEATYLKAFFAARKVIMKQEEAHADTSRVDTEQLKFLDEGNFDLHTPLQWKVYGDSYTIN, encoded by the coding sequence ATGAGCAAGAAGTTGCGGCCGGTCCTCGTCGGCGCGCTCGGCGCGGCCTCCGTCGCCGCACTCGTGATCACCACGCCCGCGTTCTCCTCGGCCGCTCCCGCGCCACTGGCCAGTGCGTCCGTCCGCGCCGTCGGCGACCTGTCGGCCCCGGCGAAGAAGGAGATCGCGATGAAGCTGGTCTCCAGCGCGGAAAACTCGTCGCTGGACTGGAAAGCGCAGTACAAGTACATCGAAGACATCGGCGACGGCCGCGGCTACACCGCGGGCATCATCGGCTTCTGCTCCGGCACCGGCGACATGCTCGAGCTCGTCGAGGCGTACACGAAGGCCGTGCCGGACAATCCGCTGGCGAAGTTCCTTCCCGCGCTGCGCAAGGTGAACGGCACCGACTCGCACGCCGGGCTGGGCACGCCGTTCGTCAACGCGTGGAAGCAGGCCGCGGCCACCACGGCGTTCCAGACGGCGCAGAACGACGAGCGCGACCGCGTGTACTTCAACCCCGCGGTGAACCAGGGCAAGGCGGACGGCCTGAGCAACCTCGGCCAGTTCGCCTACTACGACGCGATCGTGATGCACGGGCCCGGCGACAGCTCCGACAGCTTCGGCGGCATCCGCAAGGCCGCGATGACGAAGGCGAAGACGCCGGCGCAGGGCGGCGACGAAGCCACGTACCTCAAGGCGTTCTTCGCCGCCCGCAAGGTGATCATGAAGCAGGAGGAGGCCCACGCCGACACCTCCCGCGTCGACACCGAGCAGCTGAAGTTCCTCGACGAGGGCAACTTCGACCTGCACACGCCGCTGCAGTGGAAGGTCTACGGCGACTCGTACACGATCAACTGA
- a CDS encoding PHP domain-containing protein, whose protein sequence is MDPAWALREIAFQLERAGEPTYRVRAFRNAAATVEKTGAEQLARLAESGTLTSLPGIGKATAGVIEDALAGRDPAYRGKIVEKKLPDGEPLRSALRGDCHTHSDWSDGGSPIGEMAVAGRDLGHEWMVLTDHSPRLTVANGLSPDRLRTQMQIVAKANELMAPFRLLHGIEVDILDDGALDQEEELLGQLDFVVASVHSKLRMPARDMTRRMLAAVRNPHVRVLGHCTGRLVVGRGRPESEFDAEAVFTACRDHGVAVEINSRPERLDPPMKLLRLAAEIGCEFAIDSDAHAPGQLDWLGYGCERAIKAGIGPERIINTRTAAELLSR, encoded by the coding sequence ATGGATCCGGCATGGGCGTTGCGGGAGATCGCGTTCCAGCTCGAACGCGCGGGCGAACCGACCTACCGCGTGCGCGCGTTCCGGAACGCGGCCGCGACCGTGGAGAAGACCGGGGCCGAGCAGCTGGCGCGGCTGGCGGAAAGCGGCACGCTCACCTCGCTGCCCGGCATCGGGAAGGCCACCGCCGGCGTCATCGAGGACGCGCTGGCCGGGCGCGACCCGGCGTACCGGGGCAAGATCGTCGAGAAGAAGCTGCCGGACGGCGAGCCGCTGCGCTCGGCGTTGCGCGGCGACTGCCACACGCACTCCGACTGGTCGGACGGCGGCAGCCCGATCGGCGAGATGGCCGTCGCGGGCCGGGACCTCGGCCACGAGTGGATGGTGCTGACCGACCACTCGCCGCGGCTGACCGTCGCGAACGGGCTCTCGCCGGACCGGCTGCGGACGCAGATGCAGATCGTCGCCAAGGCCAACGAGCTGATGGCGCCGTTCCGGCTGCTGCACGGCATCGAGGTCGACATCCTCGACGACGGCGCGCTCGACCAGGAAGAGGAGCTGCTGGGGCAGCTGGACTTCGTCGTCGCGAGCGTGCACTCGAAGCTGCGGATGCCGGCACGGGACATGACCCGCCGGATGCTCGCGGCGGTCCGCAACCCGCACGTGCGGGTGCTCGGGCACTGCACGGGACGGCTGGTCGTCGGCCGCGGCCGCCCGGAGTCGGAGTTCGACGCCGAGGCGGTGTTCACCGCCTGCCGCGACCACGGCGTCGCGGTGGAGATCAACTCCCGGCCCGAGCGGCTGGACCCGCCGATGAAGCTGCTGCGCCTGGCCGCCGAGATCGGCTGCGAGTTCGCCATCGACAGCGACGCGCACGCGCCGGGACAGCTCGACTGGCTCGGCTACGGGTGCGAGCGCGCGATCAAGGCCGGCATCGGGCCGGAGCGGATCATCAACACCCGCACGGCGGCTGAGCTGCTCAGCCGCTGA
- a CDS encoding diguanylate cyclase yields the protein MWKLTTPVLGYVLVVDVLALAVVLGTAGLVPVTAQSLLWCGLILAGEVVHLEAAQRIERIRELAADGRPHMHLQSIWIFAGLLLLPPPLATLVITVSYAHSWVRVYKRRGVVHRKVFSAASVILACAAAGSVLSAGTGHVAPYVPYLDGFGGMTALLAAGIGYFGLNYVLVILAILMSNPGKPPRQAFGNPSDVLIVLAAVGVGCGIALVMTVRPWLLPVLMVTPVALHIGLLLPQFQAAARTDSKTALLAPEFWVQLARNELARAAELSSTAGVLMIDLDHFKAIDDGNGHLAGDEVLRAIAAAIQGAVRGGDYVGRFGGDEFVVLLPGATSAEIVSIADRIRAAIARIEVPVPVIRPGKPEVITGLTASIGAAVYPETATEYTILLQAADDAVFEAKAAGRDRVVLANPHTELIRPEIPDAL from the coding sequence ATGTGGAAGCTGACCACTCCGGTGCTCGGCTACGTCCTCGTCGTCGACGTGCTGGCGCTGGCCGTCGTCCTCGGCACCGCCGGGCTGGTGCCGGTCACCGCCCAGTCGCTGCTGTGGTGCGGCCTGATCCTGGCCGGCGAGGTCGTGCACCTCGAAGCGGCGCAGCGCATCGAGCGGATCCGCGAGCTGGCCGCCGACGGGCGCCCGCACATGCACCTGCAGTCGATCTGGATCTTCGCCGGGCTGCTCCTGCTGCCGCCGCCGCTGGCCACGTTGGTCATCACGGTGAGCTATGCCCACTCGTGGGTGCGGGTCTACAAGCGACGCGGCGTGGTTCACCGGAAAGTGTTCTCCGCCGCGTCGGTCATCCTGGCGTGCGCGGCCGCCGGGTCCGTGCTGTCCGCCGGGACCGGGCACGTCGCGCCGTACGTGCCCTACCTGGACGGGTTCGGCGGGATGACCGCGCTGCTGGCGGCCGGCATCGGCTACTTCGGGCTCAACTACGTGCTGGTGATCCTCGCGATCCTGATGAGCAACCCGGGCAAGCCGCCGCGGCAGGCGTTCGGCAACCCGTCGGACGTGCTGATCGTGCTGGCCGCGGTCGGCGTCGGCTGCGGGATCGCGCTGGTGATGACGGTCCGGCCGTGGCTGCTGCCGGTGCTGATGGTGACGCCGGTCGCGCTGCACATCGGGCTGCTGCTGCCGCAGTTCCAGGCCGCCGCGCGCACGGACTCCAAGACGGCGCTGCTCGCCCCGGAGTTCTGGGTCCAGCTGGCGCGCAACGAGCTGGCGCGCGCGGCGGAGCTGTCGTCGACGGCGGGCGTGCTGATGATCGACCTGGACCACTTCAAGGCGATCGACGACGGCAACGGCCACCTGGCTGGCGACGAGGTCCTGCGCGCGATCGCGGCGGCGATCCAGGGCGCGGTCCGCGGCGGCGACTACGTGGGCCGCTTCGGCGGCGACGAGTTCGTGGTCCTGCTCCCGGGCGCGACGAGCGCGGAGATCGTGTCCATCGCTGACCGCATCCGCGCGGCGATCGCCCGGATCGAGGTGCCGGTCCCGGTGATCCGCCCGGGCAAGCCGGAGGTGATCACGGGCCTGACGGCCTCGATCGGCGCGGCGGTCTACCCGGAGACGGCGACGGAGTACACGATCCTCCTGCAGGCAGCGGACGACGCGGTGTTCGAGGCGAAGGCGGCCGGCCGCGACCGCGTGGTCCTGGCGAACCCGCACACCGAACTCATCCGCCCCGAAATCCCCGACGCCCTCTGA
- a CDS encoding metallophosphoesterase family protein produces the protein MRLLLISDTHLPARARALPAQVWDEVAAADVVVHAGDWVDVSLLDELERRSKRLIGVYGNNDGPDLRARLPEIARAELDGVRLAVIHETGAKQGREQRCDALFPDTDVLVFGHSHIPWDTTTPAGLRLLNPGSPTDRRRQPFCTYQTCRVEDGSLRDVELHQLPRRG, from the coding sequence ATGAGGCTGCTGCTCATCTCCGACACGCACCTGCCCGCCCGGGCGCGCGCGCTGCCGGCGCAGGTGTGGGACGAGGTGGCGGCCGCGGACGTCGTCGTGCACGCCGGCGACTGGGTCGACGTCTCGCTGCTGGACGAGCTGGAGCGGCGCAGCAAGCGCCTGATCGGCGTGTACGGCAACAACGACGGCCCGGACCTGCGGGCGCGGCTGCCGGAGATCGCGCGGGCGGAGCTGGACGGCGTGCGCCTGGCCGTGATCCACGAAACCGGCGCCAAGCAGGGCCGCGAGCAGCGGTGTGACGCGCTGTTCCCGGACACCGACGTGCTCGTCTTCGGGCACAGCCACATCCCGTGGGACACGACGACCCCGGCCGGCCTGCGGCTGCTCAACCCGGGGTCGCCGACCGACCGCCGCCGCCAGCCGTTCTGCACCTACCAGACCTGCCGCGTCGAAGACGGCTCGCTGCGGGACGTCGAGCTGCATCAACTGCCCCGGAGGGGGTAG
- a CDS encoding L,D-transpeptidase family protein yields MRRRPLGATLAAAALLSTAAAAPQPPSGPQQRLTVVAASPSATTAVLTAWQRDGSGWKQAYGPVRAFVGKDGIGRASESTAHTPAGVWPLTEAFGLEPATTRLPYRRVTTSDWWVSDVRSPYYNTHLSCAPGTCPFDEAAGEDLGKAGPVYAHAVVIDYNRDPVVPGAGSAFFLHVTDGRPTAGCVAVPKADLEAVLGWLDPAKHPVIEISG; encoded by the coding sequence ATGCGCAGGAGACCTCTCGGTGCCACGCTGGCGGCGGCCGCACTGCTGAGCACGGCGGCCGCCGCGCCGCAGCCACCGTCCGGGCCGCAACAGCGGCTCACCGTCGTCGCGGCCTCGCCGAGCGCCACCACGGCCGTGCTCACGGCGTGGCAGCGCGACGGCAGCGGCTGGAAGCAGGCGTACGGCCCGGTGCGGGCGTTCGTCGGCAAGGACGGCATCGGCCGGGCGAGCGAATCGACCGCGCACACCCCCGCGGGCGTCTGGCCGCTCACCGAGGCGTTCGGCCTCGAGCCCGCCACCACCCGGCTGCCCTACCGCCGCGTCACCACCTCGGACTGGTGGGTTTCCGACGTGCGCTCCCCGTACTACAACACGCACTTATCCTGCGCCCCCGGCACCTGCCCGTTCGACGAGGCCGCCGGCGAGGACCTCGGCAAGGCCGGACCGGTGTACGCCCACGCCGTCGTCATCGACTACAACCGCGACCCGGTGGTCCCCGGCGCCGGGTCGGCGTTCTTCCTGCACGTCACCGACGGCAGGCCGACGGCAGGCTGCGTCGCCGTCCCCAAGGCCGACCTCGAAGCCGTGCTGGGCTGGCTCGACCCGGCGAAGCACCCGGTCATCGAGATCAGCGGCTGA
- the araD gene encoding L-arabinonate dehydratase, giving the protein MKKPEELRSHRWFGGDELRNFSHRARSRQLGYNPEEHLGKPVIGILNTWSDINPCHMHLRERAEQVKRGVWQAGGFPLEFPVATLSETYQKPTPMLYRNLLAMETEEILRSYPIDGAVLMGGCDKTTPALLMGAASAGLPAIFVPAGPMLRGHWRNEVLGSGTDMWKYWDDKRAGLIGDAELSELERGLARSPGHCMTMGTASTMTSAAEVLGMTLPGAASIPAVDSAHHRMAAASGARIVGMVREDLTVTRILDKRAYADAITTVLALGGSTNAVIHLIAMAGRSGIPISLADFDTIARRVPVLANIRPGGDWLMEDFYYAGGLPGLLSRLTDLLHLDRPTVTGGTLGSDLATARVHNDDVIRPRENPVAAEGGVAVLHGNLAPSGAVIKHIAAEPHLLKHTGPAVVFENYADLKKRIDDPSITADSVLVLRGSGPLGGPGMPEYGMLPIPAHLLAAGVRDMVRISDARMSGTSYGACVLHVAPESHVGGPLALVRNGDLITLDVPARVLRLEVPDEELARRRESWVAPAPRYERGYGALYSEHITQADEGCDFDFLARAGHNPEPDAR; this is encoded by the coding sequence ATGAAGAAACCCGAGGAGCTCCGCAGCCACCGGTGGTTCGGCGGCGACGAACTGCGCAACTTCAGCCACCGCGCCCGCAGCCGCCAGCTCGGCTACAACCCGGAAGAGCACCTCGGCAAGCCGGTCATCGGCATCCTCAACACGTGGTCGGACATCAATCCGTGCCACATGCACCTGCGCGAACGCGCCGAGCAGGTCAAGCGCGGCGTCTGGCAGGCCGGCGGGTTCCCGCTGGAGTTCCCGGTGGCCACGCTGTCGGAGACCTACCAGAAGCCGACCCCGATGCTCTACCGCAACCTGCTGGCCATGGAGACCGAGGAGATCCTGCGGTCCTACCCGATCGACGGCGCCGTCCTGATGGGCGGCTGCGACAAGACGACACCGGCGTTGCTGATGGGCGCGGCGAGCGCCGGGCTGCCCGCGATCTTCGTGCCGGCCGGGCCGATGCTGCGCGGGCACTGGCGCAATGAGGTCCTCGGCAGCGGCACCGACATGTGGAAGTACTGGGACGACAAGCGCGCCGGGCTGATCGGCGACGCCGAGCTGTCCGAACTGGAGCGCGGGCTGGCGCGTTCGCCGGGGCACTGCATGACGATGGGGACGGCGTCGACGATGACGTCGGCCGCCGAGGTGCTCGGGATGACCCTGCCGGGTGCGGCGTCGATCCCCGCCGTCGACTCGGCCCACCACCGGATGGCCGCGGCCAGCGGCGCGCGGATCGTCGGCATGGTCCGGGAGGACCTGACGGTCACGCGGATCCTGGACAAGCGGGCCTACGCCGACGCGATCACGACCGTGCTCGCCCTCGGCGGCTCGACGAACGCCGTGATCCACCTGATCGCGATGGCCGGCCGCAGCGGCATCCCGATCTCGCTCGCGGACTTCGACACGATCGCACGGCGCGTGCCGGTGCTGGCGAACATCCGCCCGGGCGGCGACTGGCTGATGGAGGACTTCTACTACGCGGGCGGCCTGCCCGGCCTGCTCTCCCGGCTGACGGACCTGCTGCACCTCGACCGGCCGACGGTCACGGGCGGCACGCTCGGCTCCGACCTCGCGACCGCGCGGGTGCACAACGACGACGTCATCCGGCCGCGGGAAAACCCGGTGGCGGCCGAGGGCGGCGTCGCGGTGCTGCACGGCAACCTGGCGCCGTCGGGCGCGGTGATCAAGCACATCGCCGCCGAGCCGCACCTGCTGAAGCACACGGGTCCGGCGGTGGTGTTCGAGAACTACGCGGACCTCAAGAAGCGGATCGACGACCCGTCGATCACCGCGGACTCGGTGCTGGTGCTGCGCGGTTCCGGCCCGCTCGGCGGACCGGGCATGCCGGAGTACGGGATGCTGCCGATCCCGGCGCACCTGCTGGCCGCCGGGGTGCGCGACATGGTCCGGATTTCCGACGCCCGGATGAGCGGCACGAGCTACGGCGCGTGCGTGCTGCACGTGGCCCCGGAGTCCCACGTGGGCGGCCCGCTGGCCCTGGTCCGCAACGGCGATCTCATCACGTTGGACGTCCCCGCGCGCGTGTTGCGGCTGGAGGTGCCCGACGAGGAGCTGGCCCGGCGCCGTGAATCGTGGGTGGCGCCGGCACCGCGGTACGAGCGGGGGTACGGCGCGTTGTACAGCGAGCACATCACACAGGCGGACGAAGGATGCGACTTCGACTTCCTGGCCCGCGCGGGCCACAACCCGGAACCCGACGCACGCTGA